A window of Taeniopygia guttata chromosome 14, bTaeGut7.mat, whole genome shotgun sequence contains these coding sequences:
- the CASKIN1 gene encoding caskin-1 isoform X2, producing the protein MGLCSHPTGSSGAAVRGAGAMSRPSPAHGAGAAAPVPALPAAPLPWDGPAGAGDSSLAGRALSWAVGLAQCPVGSVGCVCALRWAVRVLSSRCCSSARLRIRWVSVLAPPRPFGHFFFDLLPFPHFFSFLSFLFSFLVFFFFWWHSACLYYFDSFHFVSCYVLLSGSWETVTIPQHFQKIPLPAYGAAVLNGDASSHPFHSLPPPPPPPPHSHQTLFSSFGYHRLSPSSADEPPYGQGSRGADMSPSHLSPSQGGSATPAPAEEIWVLRKPFAGGDRSSLGSTGSVASARSSGSGQSAGSGAHALHAGSEGVKLLATVLSQKASAQECAVGDGPAKAQDIPAGSSRSQSVASSPYAPQPPAEPQMKKMEPPSEGKSSEAVYQWLCKFQLQLYAPNFINAGYDITTISRMTPEDLTAIGVTKPGHRKKISSEINNLNIPEWLPEYKPANLALWLSMIGLSQYYKVLVENGYENIDFITDITWEDLQEIGITKLGHQKKLMLAVKKLAELQRAELGKYEPGTLKRKASGPSPEVLAIESPPPEPPECQSPKMTTFQDSELSSELQVAMTGEGPEEPPEKATNPAAPGYRSPPGLGGRARLMSSSQELLGDGPRGAPAAAISKSQEYLAEGAGESPPAPPKESRPPRHGHPVKRASVPPVPGKPRQPFPASAGQLTPPQTPGKARPSSPQGPAAPHATAKVKPTPQLLPPGERPASPRSLPQSPTHRGFAYVLPQPAEGEAAPPGVPVLPVSVPVLCLPPAAEGEEEPGRPKKRAHSLNRYAASDSEQERDELLVPDAGPYATVQRRVGRSHSVRAPAGGDKNVNRSQSFAVRPKKKGPPPPPPKRSSSAISSAGMAEDFPKEGEGEAAVGAPSAEGESRREQRRASDLGGSVDTGSAGSVRSIAAMLEMSSIGGGARALALQKPHGAAGPGPAPAKAPEGYYLQPGPPPGSPDRARVATVLATVKHKEAIGLDGEVVNRRRTISGPVTGLVAAARRERADSVRSEAAADGPGERLRVERGGSPDGIPFAEDGTLTIKQRPRPLGPARGETGEGLSPAHRHGDLAKVEASATLKRRIRARQSQQDGVRFVLTESDTVKRRPKAKEKEAALEPATLAVYQNGTGTVKRRPASELSGAEPPPTPPPAARPDGPEFVPPPAEPRKPFKPPVSPKPVLTQPPPKMPGPPVPVPKKVPVPSPGSPEVKRVHGTPPPVSPKPTPPPTAPKPPKPHAAIQSVSASSTPAPSPARQLSPAAKPSSTPPSLCSSPAKPLSPGAQPQQVPVKPPRSTIASPSVDSGGPELAQQKLEETSASLAAALQAVEEKIKQEDGQAADSAVESKSTVSILDDIGSMFDDLADQLDAMLE; encoded by the exons ATGGGGCTCTGTAGCCACCCCactggcagcagtggggcagcagtgCGGGGTGCAGGTGCCATGTCACGGCCCAGCCCCGCACACGGTGCCGGTGCTGCTGCCCCAGTCCcggccctgcctgcagccccgctgccctgggatggccctgcaggagcaggggacagcagcctggcagggagagccctgagctgggccGTGGGGCTGGCCCAGTGCCCGGTGGGCTCTGTgggctgtgtgtgtgccctGCGTTGGGCTGTGCGTGTGCTCAGCTCccgctgctgctcctcagctcgGCTCCGCATCCGCTGGGTCTCGGTTCTGGCTCCTCCACGTCCCTTTGGTCACTTTTTTTTTGATTTGCTGCCTTTCccccatttcttttctttcctttcctttcttttttcttttttggtttttttttttttttggtggcacTCAGCGTGTCTCTATTATTTtgattcttttcattttgtctcTTGTTATGTTTTATTATCAGGTTCATGGGAGACTGTAACAATCCCCCAACACTTCCAAAAGATCCCGCTCCCGGCTTACGGGGCTGCTGTGCTAAACGGTGACGCCTCGTCCCATCCGTTCCATTCCCTGcctccacctccacctccaccaCCACATTCCCATCAGACTCTTTTCAGTTCCTTTGGCTATCACAGGCTCTCCCCTAGCAGTGCCGACGAGCCGCCTTACGGACAAG GGTCCCGCGGGGCCGACATGAGCCCGTCCCACCTGTCCCCGTCGCAGGGCGGATCGGCCACGCCAGCGCCCGCCGAGGAGATCTGGGTGCTGCGGAAACCCTTCGCAG GTGGTGACcgcagcagcctgggcagcacGGGCAGCGTGGCCTCGGCGCGCAGCTCGGGGAGCGGGCAGAGCGCGGGCAGCGGGGCGCACGCCCTGCACGCCGGCTCCGAGGGCGTCAAG ctgctggcGACGGTCCTTTCCCAGAAGGCTTCTGCGCAAGAGTGTGCCGTGGGCGATGGGCCGGCCAAGGCGCAGGACATCCCCGCAG GTTCGTCGCGGTCGCAGAGCGTGGCCAGCTCCCCCTacgccccccagccccccgccGAGCCCCAGATGAAGAAGATGGAGCCTCCATCAGAGGGGAAG AGCTCGGAGGCCGTGTACCAGTGGCTCTGCAagttccagctgcagctctacGCTCCCAACTTCATCAACGCCGGCTACGACATCACCACCATCAGCCGCATGACGCCCGAG GACCTCACGGCCATCGGGGTCACCAAGCCGGGGCACAGGAAGAAGATCTCCTCCGAGATCAACAACCTCAACATCCCCGAGTGGCTGCCCGAGTACAAACCG GCCAACCTGGCGCTGTGGCTGTCCATGATCGGCCTGTCCCAGTACTACAAGGTGCTGGTGGAGAACGGCTACGAGAACATCGACTTCATCACCGACATCACCTGGGAGGACCTGCAGGAGATCGGCATCACCAAGCTGG GCCACCAGAAGAAGCTGATGCTGGCGGTGAAGAAGCTGGCGGAGCTGCAGCGCGCCGAGCTGGGCAAGTACGAGCCGGGCACGCTGAAGAGGAAAGCGTCGGGGCCGAGCCCAGAGGTGCTGGCCATCGAGTCCCCCCCGCCAGAGCCGCCCGAGTGCCAGTCGCCCAAGATGACCACCTTCCAGGACAGCGAGCTCAGCAGCGAGCTGCAGGTGGCCATGACGGGGGAAGGCCCCGAGGAGCCCCCCGAGAAGGCGACGAACCCCGCGGCCCCCGGTTACCGCTCGCCGCCGGGGCTGGGCGGCCGCGCCCGGCTGATGAGCAGCtcgcaggagctgctgggggacgGCCCGCGGggcgcccccgccgccgccatctcCAAGAGCCAGGAGTACCTGGCGGAGGGGGCCGGGGAGAGCCCTCCTGCGCCGCCCAAGGAGAGCCGCCCGCCCCGGCACGGCCACCCCGTGAAGCGCGCCAGCGTGCCCCCGGTGCCCGGCAAGCCCCGGCAGCCCTTCCCGGCCTCCGCCGGGCAGCTGACGCCGCCGCAGACCCCCGGCAAGGCACGACCCTCGTCCCCGCAAGGCCCTGCGGCCCCTCACGCCACCGCCAAGGTGAAGCCCACCCCGCAGCTGCTGCCGCCCGGCGAGCGCCCCGCATCGCCCCGCTCCCTGCCCCAGTCGCCCACGCACCGCGGCTTCGCCTACGTCCTGCCGCAGCCCGCCGAGGGCGAGGCGGCGCCGCCGGGGGTGCCCGTCCTGCCCGTCTCGGTGCCCGTGCTGTGCCTGCCGCCGGCGGCCGAGGGCGAGGAGGAGCCGGGCAGGCCGAAGAAGAGGGCGCACAGCCTGAACCGCTACGCCGCCTCGGACAGCGAGCAGGAGCGGGACGAGCTGCTGGTGCCGGACGCGGGGCCCTACGCCACCGTCCAGCGCCGCGTGGGCCGCAGCCACTCGGTGCGGGCACCCGCCGGCGGCGACAAGAACGTCAACCGCAGCCAGTCCTTCGCCGTCCGCCCCAAGAAGAAGGGAccgccgccgccccctcccAAGCGCTCCAGCTCCGCCATCTCCAGCGCCGGCATGGCCGAGGACTTCCCCAAGGAGGGTGAGGGCGAGGCGGCCGTCGGAGCGCCGAGCGCCGAGGGCGAGAGCCGCCGGGAGCAGCGGCGGGCGAGCGACCTGGGCGGCAGCGTGGACACGGGCAGCGCCGGCAGCGTGCGCAGCATCGCGGCCATGCTGGAGATGTCCTCCATCGGCGGTGGGGCCCGGGCGCTGGCGCTGCAGAAGCCGCAcggggcggccgggccgggaccggcaccggccAAGGCGCCCGAGGGTTACTACCTGcagcccggcccgcccccgggcAGCCCCGACCGCGCCCGCGTGGCCACCGTGCTGGCCACCGTCAAGCACAAGGAGGCCATCGGGCTGGACGGGGAGGTGGTGAACCGGCGCCGGACCATCAGCGGCCCGGTCACCGGGCTGGTGGCAGCCGCCCGCCGCGAGCGCGCCGACAGCGTGCGGTCGGAGGCGGCCGCCGACGGCCCCGGCGAGCGGCTGCGGGTGGAACGCGGCGGCTCCCCCGACGGTATCCCCTTCGCCGAGGACGGCACCCTCACCATCAAGCAGCGGCCGCGACCCCTGGGGCCGGCCCGCGGGGAGACGGGCGAGGGGCTGTCCCCGGCCCACCGTCACGGCGACCTGGCCAAGGTGGAGGCCAGCGCCACGCTCAAGCGGCGGATCCgggccaggcagagccagcaggacGGCGTCCGCTTCGTCCTCACCGAGTCCGACACCGTCAAGCGCCGGCCCAAAGCCAAGGAGAAGGAGGCGGCGCTGGAGCCGGCCACGCTGGCCGTGTACCAGAACGGCACCGGCACCGTGAAGCGGCGGCCGGCCTCGGAGCTGAGCGGGGCTGAGCCGCCGCCCacgccgccgcccgccgcccgccccgacGGCCCCGAGTTCGTCCCGCCGCCCGCCGAGCCCAGGAAGCCCTTCAAGCCGCCGGTGTCCCCCAAGCCTGTGCTGACGCAGCCGCCTCCGAAGATGCCTGGGCCGCCGGTGCCCGTCCCCAAAAAGGTGCCCGTGCCAAGCCCCGGCAGCCCAG AGGTGAAGCGGGTCCACGGCACGCCGCCCCCGGTGTCCCCCAAGCCCACGCCGCCCCCCACGGCGCCCAAGCCCCCCAAGCCCCACGCCGCCATCCAGTCGGTGAGCGCCAGCTCCACGCCGGCCCCGTCGCCAGCCCGGCAGCTGAGCCCCGCGGCCAAACCCTCCAGCACGCCGCCCTcgctctgctccagccccgccAAGCCCCTGTCGCCCggtgctcagccccagcaggtgcCGGTGAAGCCGCCGCGCTCCACCATCGCCAGCCCGTCCGTGGACAGCGGCGGCCCCGAGCTGGCGCAGCAGAAGCTGGAGGAGACGAGCGCGTCCTTGGCCGCCGCGCTGCAGGCGGTGGAGGAGAAGATCAAGCAGGAGGACGGTCAGGCGGCAGA CTCGGCTGTGGAGTCGAAGAGCACCGTGAGCATCCTGGACGACATCGGCAGCATGTTCGACGACCTGGCGGACCAGCTGGATGCCATGCTGGAGTGA